Genomic segment of Salvia hispanica cultivar TCC Black 2014 chromosome 2, UniMelb_Shisp_WGS_1.0, whole genome shotgun sequence:
AGGGCCGGACCCCATAGAGGCCGGAACATTCTACATTACGTATATCAAATCTCAACAGATCACTGGTAGTACATAAGCTGCTGGGCGGCAGCTATGTTCTGATAGCCACCATCGTAGATGGCCTGACTAGCGCCTGCACCCATTCCCATCGCTGCTGGCTTTAGAGCGTGCTGACCCTGATGAGGCATGAGGGCAGGGACACCACCCATCTTGCTCATGGCCATTTGCCGCTCATATGCTAACAGGTCTGCAGCAGATAAGCCGTGCAGCGGTGCAGGTACAGGTGGAAGGAGTGGGTTTGAGCTAGTTCCAGGCGGTGTTGGTTTGTTACCCCATGAACactgaaaatggaaaaaaagcTTGAACAAAGAGTGacaagataataaaaatttgaaatatatattgttcCTGACATGACATTTTGGACATAAGTGTAACACTAGGGAGAATGACCAttatccatgaaaaatagactagttttactattttgggcCGTTacccaaaattagaaaaaatctaaatatggaaagtttttactaattacacactaataataatgtggaccccacaatccactaacactacttccacTACCTTTTCCCTCTTAATTTTTACAATCTATCTCTTACTTACCAATTGCACATTAATACTCGTGTCATATACaagtttgtctattttttgggCCCGTGTATCCAACAACCCAGGGGTGTCCCTAACAAACACTATATACTGCAGAACtgttagaaataatatttagtTCAACTATTTTTGTTGTGGCCTTAACAGAGGAAGACCTCTTAGTCATagaattaatcatttattttatttatctttgtttatttcCTATCTCTGTTTTCTGCTATCTTTCCactctttcttattttccaTCAGCTTCTTCATTGTTATCATGTGAACTGTGCAATATGGTTCGTATGCTGAGATGTTAATGAATGCTTATGTTACACCCACCTATTACTCTGTATCATTCTCCATAAAAACAAGTAGGGACAAAACAAACCTTAATTTGTTTGCCACAAAGATATGACTGAGCATTTCCCAATTGAATGGCGACAGAAGCCTCTGCATGGGTGCTGTACCTCACAAAGCCAAATCCTTTATCACGTTGCACCCTAACTTCTTCAATTGATCCCACACCAAGTGCATGGAAGTGGCGGTGGAGGTCAACCTGGCTTACCTGGCAAAATAAAACcaaggaaaataaattttgtgacaCCAAGTTCTGGTCAACTAGTCAACATGTTAGATGCATTCAAAGTTGATTTTTCAACTAATCAACTATTCAAATCAAGTTATCATTGCAGAAACCTATAAAGAATCACACGCTTATCCATGTAATGACTTGTTGCATCCTCCTCTATATAATTTGTTTAGACCATCAAAGAGCTCCATATCCAAGCATTCCGACATAAAGTATATTCCGATATCATATCACAGGAGACAATCTAAATAAGGGGAGTGGGGAGAGAAGCAAGCAAAAGAGGACTTACTTCTGGAGCAAGATTACCGACATACACAGTGGTGTATTGAGGGTTATTCTCGGGGGCATCAGTGCTTGCTGCCTCCTTAACCTCCTCTGTAAAAGCAGAAGTATGCATCAGCTATGGTCAGACCAATATGTAGTCATCACCTAGTGATTACAGCTCGTAGACATGAAAGGAAGGCGATAAAGAAACTGGTATCTAGTTGTTTCTAATGGAAAACCAACAAACAGCACCCTCATGCAACGACTCAAACAGTACCCAGATATAAATCAACATTTATTCATTCAACGACCTGTAATTACTAGCTTCAGAGTTCAGAGTCAGTAGAATCTTCTAGTTTCTTGCAACAACTAAAACTTATAGTTCCCTAACATACTCACCAGAAGAGCCGTTTGTTAGTTCCACAACACTTTTAGCATCCGAATTCTGCTTTTCATCAGTGGTACCAGCACCCTTTGTGGCCCAGTTACAGCGTATCTGCCTGCTACCGAGCCATTTTCCTGCAAAGTTTCATATAAAGCAACCTTAAGATCTCTGTTAATTGAAATACAGTGTTTATTAAGGAATTAGCCCAAACCATTCCCACCAGTTAAATCATTTATCGCGCTTTGAGCTtcctggaaaaaaaaaagaaaaaaaaaaacatactcaAAATTTCTGTATAATGTAAAACTATGAACAAAAGATCAGATATCACATAAAGATTTACCTGCTGGTTGCGGAAGGAGACAAATCCAAACCCCCTAGAACGGCCAGTCTTTTGGTCCCACATAACCCTTGCATCACTAGTATAAAAAGAGATAGTTAACACCTCTTAGAACTAACGAGcacatgaaaataataaaagcatCACTATGACAAACAAgagtaaaagaaattaaatggaGAGGGCGAGAGATGCTTACGAACAACTAGAATAAACAGAAAAGCATGCATACAACATGGCATCAGTAACCTCAGAGCTGAGATCACCAACAAAAATGTTGTAGTGGCCTGCAATCAGATTCAAACTTTCATGAGACACTCAAAGAACATACAAACTATAAGCTAATTTAGCGGATGCACATGTATAAAAACATCAAAGAAGATGCGCACTTGATGTGTCTTCCCTCTGACCACTAGCATATGCCCAGTTAACTTTGATAGGCTGCCCAAACCTGAAATTCACAAAAAGGTAATATTACTGTTAACAGCACAGCACTTAGAGATTAAATCTTCACTCTTCAGTAATTACTACTCACAAGTGCCTTCCATTAAGAGTCATTATTGCAAGTGAAGCACATCTGCGATCAAAGTAATGAATGAACCCATAGGATGACTGCACAATAACATCAAAGCAAACATCGTTAATATAATCCTAAAGTTAGATGTACGTGAATAACCagaatgttttatttgagaGCACTGAcaccttttcttttctaacgAGCTTGCAGCTCTCAACCGGACCAGTACTTGCAAAAACTTCTTGAAGAAGTGGTTCTGTCACCTGTATATGAATGTTCCCAACATACCTgcattttctcaaaaaataaaaaacctggaagtttaaaaagaaaagaaaacaaagaaaaataaaggaattTATAAGAATCTTCCCAAGaatgacaaaatgatactccctccgtcccacgttacttgagtcatttcttttttgcactcattttgGGAAAacgataataaatagttaaagtggatagagaattaagtaagagagaaaataatgcaGAAGAgatatttctctcttacttcactctctctccactttaactacttattataatttttccaaaatgagtgcaaaaaataaatgactcaagtaacatgggacaaagggagtatcaCATTTACGAGTAagatagtatatatatgtgcagaTGCCATAGTATTCCGAAGTAGATGATCTACAGAAGGAGGTCATATAAGACTATCAGCACCAAATAGATTCTATtattagaaatatatatagagagagtgAGGCATGTGAATTTAGTTTTGGAGCAATAACTCAGTTATATCATTAAATGTTACTCAAAAGgttaaacaaaacaaaataagaaatccaaaaataaacacTTACACACTGCGGCATGTGGTTGGATCAAACCCGGGAGGCAGATTTCCACTAGGAATTGGCTCAATCTGCAAATGCAGAGGTGGAAATGAATTAaactgaaaaggaaaagtaatTTCCAAACCATTGGCCAGAATGCAAATTACCCAAGggacaaaaaaggaaaagataaaTACACCACAGGTGAAGGATTTGGAAGGTAAAGAATACATGCAGGAATGAGAAGCAAATACATTCAATATCCATCAGCTTTACACATTTAAAATGCAAGGAAACAACTGAAACTCCACCACATTTGCTTCACATATCAAATAGTACCACTTACTTTCTGAAATAGTGAGAGGCACAAAAAAAACAGGCACCAATAGTAAATCTTTTTAGCTTCCATCCGAAAATTTGCTCTCAGCTCTTCTGCcattaataaaatcatgtaaagGTTGATGAACTTAAACTAACTACGTATTTATCCTTTCTGAGGGAGCCAACTGATTGCAGTGTTGCAAACTATGCTTACCTAGCAATACAGTCTGCTTcccctttctttctctttacATGTGGTGATATTATATTTACCTAAACAAAATGATTTTCTTCATGAAACAGGTAACTTCTTCTGGTGATGGACTGGTCTTTCACATTAACTACTAACTAGACATCTAGTAGAAAAGCATATTCTCGAATGAAAATTTCCTTATCTTTCTACTTAGAGTCACAACTCTTTTCAGAATGGATTTTCCTATGTATGAGAACTTACTAGGAGTATTCTAAGgtaattgattttgtaatgCAGTTTCCAATGGCTCCAAATTAGTTtatcaaaaggaaaaatatgtCATTCGATGATCTACAGTTTCCTCCACCAAAATCTAATCGCACTCATATACAGCCAGCAatttaacaaacaaacaaCGACAAAATAGAACTAAAAACCAGccattcaaatttaaatttcggAAAATCACATCAATGACCAAGCAAACAAAAACTTAAGTCTGCAACACAACAAAAGCATGAAGAAAACTAGCCAATAAAAGCAACCAATacgtaaaaaaaatatcagtgAACCAACAAGCAAACAAAATCACCTAGATCAACACCCGAAGCATTCAAAAATGCACaaaaaatctagaaaaatatcaattaactGCAAAAACAGGAGCTAAACagctaaaaataaataaaaacctGCGGAGCAGCTAAGAGGCCTGGATGGTAGAGCGACTGCTGCTGAAGAAGCGCTTGCTGCATCAACGCCTGATGCTGCTGTTGCTTAAATCTCTGATTCAGCATTTTTTGCTTGATTTGCAGCTAAAAATCGATCAATCGAATGATCGAAACGGAAATATTATCGGATTAGGGCTCGTTGAGCGAGGGAAATGAGGAAAGGGAAATGAtgtggaaaaaaaagaaagaaaaacaaaaatgaggaaaaaaaagacaaaaagaaAACGCCTTGCTCAAAGAGGAGAAATTATTTTGCTTCTCAACAAATTTATACCCCAAGTATTTCGACTGGGTCCCACTTGACGCGTTGCAAAATATTCatgtttttcttgtttttcttttttatttagaaagaAATGGAATTTAGAAGTGGTTGATTTATATagtaaattagaaaaagaaagagtgagctatatttaattggaaaaagaaaggagtggttgagtgtattaattgaatagataaagttattaaaataatgtgtCATCTTGATTGAGAAAAACTGAAAACGAAAGTgcgtcatcttagttgggacggagggagtagtacgcAGTATAagtttatactattaaaactACTCACTATGTCCATGATTAAGTGTCCCAAAGTGCTCTAGTGGCAATTCACTCACACTATCTTTCTTGTGGGCTGGGTTCGAACCCCAAAAGGATCAagtattcaatatttttttctttttcattactttcttatatatattaaacatttgtaattattttcgTACAAACTCGCACCCCCAAATCAAAAACTCTGGATACGACACTGGTCgtaggagtatttctttttggatatTCCAACAAAGTTggttcttttattttttttgacaaaaagaACAACATGACCTACTGAAAAGCACAACATTCAGTCACTctctagtatttatttttcctactttaatcctctctcttacttttcaacacaattttttaatttttatgaccAAAAATTTTGCATCAACATAGttgggacgaatggagtatgaatttaaaataaaatgtgattgagaTAAATTTGAAGTTAGTGAAGTTTACTGAAcatagtaaaaagtaaaaagtaaatgggACATTTAATTACGAACCGACGAAAAAGGAAACTGAggaagtaataataataataacaataacaataataatatttaaaatttaactatttttaagtAGACTCATAGTCCCAAGTTAAATGCATCATAAATTACACCATAAATCAGCATTCCACTTCGAGTAAAGctaaaacaatttaatattattagcaAACAATTAATACCGATAACATTTTCAACCATGATTTTTCGATTaatgttttgaaaaatgaagcGTAAATTGATAGGAAAACTTACTAGATTATGCATGGTTCCACAGCTCGAACCATCGAACCAGTTTAACCAAGCATTTCGATATTTTATTGggatattgatttttaaaattataagtttTGATCATTAtgctactccctctgtcctgaaaatttgtcacatatttccttttttgttcgtctctaaaaatttatcacatttcattattaccatttttggtattggacctcacattccactaactcattccaactcacattttattttaaaattaatatataaaagtaggacctgcatgccaccaactttttgaactcactttcttttacatttcttaaaatctgtgccggGTCAAATAGTGTCAGATTTTaaaggacggagggagtcaaACTTTAAACTTAATCTtaaatattttccaaaatgtaaagtttgtgatatttaagaccaattttaaagtttatgtgaaaaactaaaattttgtcaAGGTTCATAATTTTAAGGACCAATATCTCTATTTAATACACCATATAAAAACTTTTAAAGTTCATAATATGCTATCAAATTTTTGgaatatactccattcattcaaaaaaaaataaatagacaaACTTATAAATAACATGAGatttaatgtgtaattggtaaaataagagaaaaatgaggaaaaagtatgaaaaaaatatagagaaattaaagatagtgaaaatagtactagttGATTGtggtcattttttatttttagaatttaaattatgcaatttaaaatatttaatagtttttaaattatgcaatttaaaatttttgagatttaaattatgtaagtcttaattttttatgaattcttAATgtcatttttgggttttttaataaaattttactattaatgaaatgtttttattaattgtgtttTTAAATTGAAGAATATAGTGAGAGTTAAGAATAGTTAAAGGAATGAATGAATTGTTAAAaagttaagaaattaaattaaaaaaatagataaaaaatggTGTTGGATCataagaccatctccaaccgtataccaaaactcatttttggtgtgGATAATTTCTCTaaccatacaccaaactcaaacccatttttggatttttcaatggaataacaccaaatatggtgtttactcaaaattttgttaaagaaatactcaaaaatggtgtaaactTAAAgatggtgtaaatggttggagtaaaactactttttggtgtgacatatactcaaaaatattggacattatttatcattatatattcaagaatacataattgaatataaataaagcaagatcttcgaacatcatgtatttcacgtaaaaccataaacataataggATCGAAATATACCTTGACGatccatagcggaagcgattggGGAAGACGGAGAGAACTTCCTCGGACTTTCTTTGGCGTAGTAGCGCAGctccaactccaaggatttgtttctctctctttccctcgtttatgtgttctcttaatgtgtgtgatttgatgggatcaccacacttgtatatataggcagagagaggacaaaccctaattataaAACATTAAAGCCCTTTCCATCAAAGTGACTATTTAATTAAGACGTTTCTTTTTGACCAAGTAataccaaaatcaaattacattattccataaTCAACTAATAATTGATCacgatttgattttgttaggAATAGCATATCAATTAATATATGCACACGCTTCTTTCCTAAATGGTCAATGGAATGAAATATTCATTCCCATAAAAGCACATAATATACTTTTGCCATTAAGGCAATCAacagcatatatatatataaaagggtcttgttaggttgagatttatcaacctaattgagaattgagatgcaatctcagtcactcatccaaaatatttgtgaaatgtcaacagcatgtagtttatgtcaacagaggggcataattgtaattttattaatttttttatttatttttttaaatttttttttaaaattttttaaaattttttttaaaattttttttcgttttttttttaaatttttttttcaactacatatacaattcatcaactacacatcaaatgtcaacaactttattcaataaatactatttgacatgaattgtacatgtagttggcattatattgtgtagttaacatgaattgtatatgtagttgacatggattgtatacatgattgacattatatgtgtgtagttgacatgaattgtgtgtggttgacatggattgtacacatagttgatattatatgtgtgtagttgacatgaattgtatatgtagttgaaaaataaaaataaaaaaattaaaaaaaaattaaaaaaaaatagaaaaaaaaaaaaaaaaaattctaaaaaaaattaataaaaaattaataaaaaattaaaatttaaaattaaaataaatatttattgaataaaatttactatgatattaccattctgccctttcataattaattaatctaaagatattttccatgtggaaaaatctggaccacttatttaataaaaatgagtggctgatattgcatctcatttctcaattagcataaaaaatctcaattgatcacaatcctatatataaatatatacaataatgattaattagaaaacgtcccacttaaatcattaaatcaatatattcaattgattactaatttagagaaaaatgtgtcttatgccaaattaatgtattatattaaaaatccaattctatttaagattctatcacatgtcacatatgtgagacataaaacttacaaaaaatggatttgagtttgacgtaaatgattggagatgACCTAAATAACGCACTGCATTCCTTAAAAAATGCTATaggagatgctcttagaatTACATTTTCTATCAATTCACAAccttaaaaaaggaaaataattactttacCAAGCTTCTCCACTTACTCCaacaatttcattaaaaacacattttatgtttatatatatgattaaatttcatttgaatTCATTACAGTAGAATAATTCCTTAAAGCCTATATTGCTTGGGTTATCAACTTTTACTTAACTCTAGTACACGCATACAACTCTAGTACCCTTCAATAAGgataaagttataaaaatcTGTCAATCGATGCGAGATAGATTATACAACAAGTCACAACAACCCTAATATCTAAGGTTTCATGAGATTACAATTTGAGGTCAAACTGTCCATCCCCCTTTCCCTTTGAAGAAGAGCTTGGCTCTTCTTGAACTTGATGATAAGGCCCCCTAACCGCGGACCTTCAAGAAGCAAATTATCGCATATATGAGCATTCCTAATCATttacatcaaattcaaattcattttagattattattacataagaTAGTAAAtatactccaaccatttacactaaactcaaatttaaaatatttcttttttatccaCTCCCTTTTTATAttcacaaaatctaaaaaaatgatttgggTATATGCTACTATAGTGTAAACTAAAATAGATTTATTTGTCAAAATCCCAAATTGGGATGGGTTTTGATCGAGGTACTGTTACTCTATTTTGGATTTCAGAGAACCAGTTGAGATGGtctaaaaatgtaattaatgtgACTTAGCATGGAATGGcacgaaaaaaatataaatacacgATACCTATCTTTCCTCTTCTCAAGAAATCGATGAAGTGATGATCTTCTTGCAATTGGGAGATCTGCAACACAACAGAATCAGCATGTACAAtcttacataaaaaaatttagaaacaaATTCAATGATTAAAACTCAGTTACCTGAACCACTAGTCTCATCAGGGCAGTTCATTTTCTCCTTAGAGGCTTTTGAGGAAATGCCAACGGCCTTGTGGCGGTGGCTAGTACCGGCCTGATGAGGCCGTGGAGGCGGGCCGTCTCGTGAACTAGAGACGAGCCCACTAGTGTCGACGGTCGACAGAATGCCGCAGGATATTTGGGGGCTCTCTTTCTTGGCAAATGCCACGAGCTCTTCAACCTTGTTGGATGGATAATCATCAAACACCAACACTCTACCTGAGTAGAATATTGTCAACTGGGATGGCTGTTTGCAGCAGCTGTgataaattcatcaaaaaccaAACTTAATTGctatcaattttattcttgactctcaaaactaaaaaaaaaagaaaaaactattccctccgtcccacttaagatgtccacattcttgagtgacacgagattttaaatggattaaattgagtaaaaaagtagttgaatattttaatgataaaataggagatagaaatttattttcaaatacaGAAAGTGGACATATTgagtgagacaaactaaaaataaaaggtgaATATTTTGTGTAAATCAATTTAAGGACATCAAGGCAATAAAAAGtggtactactactatgttttctatatagtagtactagactactagtagtatttaaaatgtaaaagtaCCGACTTTGTTTTAGTACAGATCTAAAAGAAGCAAATACACATGTAACATAATCGGCCTTAAATATCCACCCTCACaataaaattcaatcaaataaaaatcgatTCATAACATATATCGAAGTGATAAAATATGATCATACGAAATAGCAgatctaataaaatatgagaaaaatagaagatcCAAATCGATAgtaaagtttttttaaaaaaaacctgGTAGTTGCATCAATGGACGAAATCGGAGCCACTAGAGGCTGTTGTTCTATTAAAGATGGAGTTATGAGAGGCTTCGCTGCAAAAAATTACACCTTAATTAAGCAAAGAGCATGAAATTGTTAACAATTTATAGCCATCCATGAAAAACCAAGCAATTAATAAACCAAGAAAAAGTTTACTCTAAAAACAAGCACAAGTATTATATACCTATGTGTTGAAGGCTCTCCACTTTTCCAGCGATTTCTATATTCAAATCTCTGAGGCATCCTTTTTCCTTAATAAAACGACTTAAGAGATTACACGTCTGCATAAAATTGGATCTCCTGCTTGAACTAAAcatttctagagagagagaagctcAATTTTTTGATCacccttttcttttctgtaAAAGAAAGATGTTAGAAGCAATCtgtaaagaaagaaaagggtTAGGAGAGGAGAACTATTGATCAAAGGTTATCAAATGGCTGTGTCGAAAATGACtgttattttaatgattataataatataataagcACGTGTAAATTGCCACAAgagatattttaaatgatagaGAAACAgatattttaaatcattgtGAAAGAGAGATAAGTATAAACCGTGCCGGATCCAGGATTAGAAAATGGAGGAGgcggaataaaataataaaatattaaatataatatttcaatatgctttttttagcaaaatgaAAGTCTATTACAATTCAAGTAACTCTAACATCTGTTAACCAAGACAACTGGTTTCTACGGGTATCCATATCTTGAAAATGTTTAAAGATTCTTTCAGTAGAAACACTAGCAAAGATGGATCTTTCATTGTATACTATCAAACTATCATTCAACCACTCATCTCTCATCCTATTCCGCAAGTCAGTCTTGACAAATTTCATTGCTGAAAATACTCTTTCAACAGATGCAGTCGCTACGGGCAAGATCAATACCAACTCAATCAGACAATAAACCAATGAAAAAACTTTATCTTTCTTGATTCCAACAATCTTCTTAGATAGGCTAACCAAATCTTCAATAGCATTCAATTGTACATCTCTTCTCACAACATCAACAAAAGTTTCACGTTGTTTAAACAATTCAGTATGTTGAGTCGATGTGAAGTCTTTGGGTAAAGAGTAGCAAGATGAACAAACTTATCAATATTAAAAGCAGCGAAATCATTTTTTGGATTGAGGCATGCCATACAACTTAGCAAGTCTGTGGATGTTAATTCAATTGAGCTTGGGGCAATAATGGTTATTATTTTCGGTCAATGGGGCGACGTCGGAGGCAACGGAGGGGGCggatatggaaaatatacaTCCGGGATAAGGGAAAATTAGTCGTATGGTGGGGGCGACCGCCCCCACCTGCCCccacctggatccgccactgagTATAAAGGAAAGAGGACATATCAACTCCAGTTCTCCACTATATGAAATTCATATTCCATTGCAATTCGAGGGTAATTTAGTAATATAACTCGGATCGGCGTAACGTCAAATTGTCGGGCCCACGCCAAGAAATGTTTAGAGCATGGTTATCTAgtggaatatattttatttatttaattttttctcaacaaatttaatttttattaaacattatattaaacataaaattaaaataacttaTTGAAAGCGATAAAATACATAGTTTTTCGCCGAATCTACTATTTGTTGCCATTGCACGTCAATGCTCGAATTGTATCTTCTCGTGCAATGATGGCGGCGCACCTCGGCGTGGGGGGTTGCTTGCAGTTAAGCTTTCGCGTGTCGAACCAATTTGTCATAGTcgattcttcatcttcaactatcatgttatgcatgataaTACACACATAAATAATGTTGGCTAGATTATTTACGTACCACACCCGGGGACTTGACAACGTTGAATCGTGCTCGAAGAACCCTGAACGCTCGTTCAAACATATCTATAGTTCTCTCGGCTACATAGAAAGACTCTTCAAACATATCTGCAGTAGTCCGTAAACGAGTTGACGTATTGCGGATGTGAATTTATGGGCCAACAGCATTGGTAGTTTGCTTCAAATACGGTAGTTTGCTTCAAATACGAGTAACGAGCTACAACTCGGTTGACGACACACAGGAATAAAGGCTTCCGCATCTGGAACCGCTAGCGAAACATCTGATCACTCCATCGATGATCTCTGGAGAAATAATCAGTGAACATCCGCAAACTAGCGTCTTCATGGTCACAGTGGATATACATCTGAGTCTATGGTACGCTTTGTTCGTTCCAAGCTTAAATTGCAGCTTGGTTGCGAGCAACCTTATTGTTTATTTCCCTTTGGATTGCATGAATCACCTCGGTCAACAATCTAGCAATGTTGTCGCGGATGGCTCTCTCATCAGATCGAGGGGGCATTTTGACGATGTATTGG
This window contains:
- the LOC125206490 gene encoding oligouridylate-binding protein 1B-like → MLNQRFKQQQHQALMQQALLQQQSLYHPGLLAAPQIEPIPSGNLPPGFDPTTCRSVYVGNIHIQVTEPLLQEVFASTGPVESCKLVRKEKSSYGFIHYFDRRCASLAIMTLNGRHLFGQPIKVNWAYASGQREDTSSHYNIFVGDLSSEVTDAMLYACFSVYSSCSDARVMWDQKTGRSRGFGFVSFRNQQEAQSAINDLTGKWLGSRQIRCNWATKGAGTTDEKQNSDAKSVVELTNGSSEEVKEAASTDAPENNPQYTTVYVGNLAPEVSQVDLHRHFHALGVGSIEEVRVQRDKGFGFVRYSTHAEASVAIQLGNAQSYLCGKQIKCSWGNKPTPPGTSSNPLLPPVPAPLHGLSAADLLAYERQMAMSKMGGVPALMPHQGQHALKPAAMGMGAGASQAIYDGGYQNIAAAQQLMYYQ
- the LOC125207737 gene encoding jasmonate ZIM domain-containing protein 1-like, yielding MFSSSRRSNFMQTCNLLSRFIKEKGCLRDLNIEIAGKVESLQHIAKPLITPSLIEQQPLVAPISSIDATTSCCKQPSQLTIFYSGRVLVFDDYPSNKVEELVAFAKKESPQISCGILSTVDTSGLVSSSRDGPPPRPHQAGTSHRHKAVGISSKASKEKMNCPDETSGSDLPIARRSSLHRFLEKRKDRSAVRGPYHQVQEEPSSSSKGKGDGQFDLKL